Part of the Halococcus saccharolyticus DSM 5350 genome is shown below.
CGTTCCTGGGGCCGCGAGACGTCGTTCTGCGGCTGTACGGTGGCGTTCGGTGACTGTGACACACTCGCTTCGGCTCGCGTCTGTGGTTCGGACTGAGTCGGTGCGGCCGATTCGGGTTGCTGGCGTGGTTGCGTGTTCCGGGGCTGTCGTTGCTTTCGTGACTGTGCTTGCTGTGGCCGTGCGGACGTGCTAGCTTGCGGTTGCGGGGACATGGCCGTCGGCTGGACGGACTCGCTCTGCGGTTGTTGACTCGGTCGAGCGGTGCGAGGCTGCTGTGCGGTGGACTGATTCGGTGAACCCGTCCCGGAATCATCGGGTGCGTTCGTGTCTGCGTCGTAGACCTCGCCGCGCCCCGTGTACTGATCTGCATCGGGACTCTTTCCGGCCGCACGCGTCGTCCCGCGCGGGCGTTCGAGCACCAGTCCACCCTTGCCGATCGCGATGTCGGGATCGCCGAGCGCGAGGTCGTAGAGGGTGTCTCCCGTCGGTGTGTGGATCTGCTCCCACCGTTCGCCGCCGTCGGTTCGCTGGTACATGAGGCCGCCATCGCCGAGCGCGACCATCTGATTTTTGTACATGTCGAACGCGTGGAGTGCGCCCTTCTCGGCAACGCCGATGGGCGTCCAGTCTCGATACGAATTGTCGTACCGATACAGTATCCCTTGGCCAGCGGCCACGTACACCCGACCGTTTTGTTCGGCCCAGATATCGTAGAACTTGACCTGGGATTCGATCACCCCGATGTCCTTCCAGCCGTCGTTCTTGGTGGTCATGAAGGCGTTGCCGCTGGTGTCGATCCCGTAGCCGTAGCCGTCGGGGGAGGCGGCAAGCCCGGTCATGGTCGATCCCTTGTCTGCGGGTTTCTCGAGAACGCCCCAGTTGATGGTGAACCCGTCGAGACTCGCCGGAAGGACTTCCCCCGAGCCGTTGGCGATGAGCACTTTCTCGGAGCCGATGGTGCCGCTGACCGCGATCGACTCCCACGTACTCGTCATCTCGTTGGGGTACGAGTAGTCGTACTTTCGGTTGGTTTCGACGTCGTAGCAGCCCAGTGCGCCGCTCGATCCCGCGAACCACAGCCGCTTGCCGTCGTCGGTCACCGCGAGGGTCCGCATCTGATTTTTGCTCACGTTCGGCCCATCGTCGGTGATGATCTCCCACCCGTTACCGCGGTCGCCGGCGATGATTCCGCCGTCACCCACGGCGAACGGACCACGGGCGGTGGAGACCACCTCGAAGAGGTCGTTCGAAAACGGCGTCTCGACCGTTTGCCATTCCGGATCGTTCGCGTCGGCTCCAAGACCCCACATACGGATCGACGGACGGGAGTCGTCGTCTTAAGCCATCGACATATTCCGGAACGATACAACGTCGATTCGTCATCGTCCGTTTCCGGCGAACCGACGCCAGTCAGGCGGTCAGGCAGTCACGCTCAGTACGACATGATCGGTTCCTGTTCGGCGTTTCTCGACGGCCTCGTATCGTGAAAGATGGCTCCGGAGATCGAGTTCACGATGGTGCACGATCGTCAGTTCACCGTCGGCAGCGAGAACGTCGTATACCCCGTCGAACAGTTCGGAGAGAACGTCGCTGCCGGCGTGTGTCGGAGGATTGCAGAGCACGCTATCGAACGTATGGTGGGCGACGCTAGCGACGCCATCGGCAGTGACGACGGTTCCGTCCACCCCGGACGCACGGAGACTACGTTCCGCACACGACGTTGCAACGCAGTCGTCGTCACTGAGCCATACCTCGCAGTCCGCAACCCGGCCAGCGTATGCCCCGATCGCACCGTAGCCACAGCAGAGGTCCAACACCGCCTCGCCGTCCTCGATCGTCACCGTTTCCAGCAGGAGGCGTGTCCCGTCGTCCAGTTTACTGGCCGAGAACAGCCCCGGAACGGTGACGAGCGAGAGCGTCGTTCCGTTCACCTCGGGATGGATCGTTCGCGGCGAGACGTACGACTGCGGTTCGAACGACGGTGGGGGAGTTGA
Proteins encoded:
- a CDS encoding methyltransferase, whose protein sequence is MRRTPYELTLESRASDARPTYRFHTADSVHSKRSFRDTELLLVERLWNTDLGHLLNPAANYGVVGTVLAGCATTVHMTESSARAAQLCERNAAENGADVTTTLAADVATLDETFETVAYAPKPYTPLSVGKQRLANALSVLRPGGTLYLAASKQTGLTRYEACLREMAATVEQVSERNGCTVLESTPPPSFEPQSYVSPRTIHPEVNGTTLSLVTVPGLFSASKLDDGTRLLLETVTIEDGEAVLDLCCGYGAIGAYAGRVADCEVWLSDDDCVATSCAERSLRASGVDGTVVTADGVASVAHHTFDSVLCNPPTHAGSDVLSELFDGVYDVLAADGELTIVHHRELDLRSHLSRYEAVEKRRTGTDHVVLSVTA